From the genome of Methylocystis bryophila, one region includes:
- a CDS encoding MarR family winged helix-turn-helix transcriptional regulator has translation MQWYQALLVIKTFNSNSPITVGELANQLMIRHHSAAELVSRLEAGKLVRRESDSDDRRKSLLVITAAGERRLADLAAVHLEHLRAVEDSFLKPFKVPATSLGSPDALQAEP, from the coding sequence ATGCAGTGGTACCAAGCGCTACTTGTCATCAAGACATTCAATTCCAATTCCCCCATTACTGTTGGCGAATTGGCCAACCAACTCATGATCCGCCATCATAGCGCCGCCGAGCTCGTTTCGCGCCTCGAGGCCGGGAAGCTTGTCCGGCGAGAGAGCGACAGTGACGATCGTCGCAAATCGCTGCTGGTGATCACGGCAGCCGGCGAGCGGCGCTTGGCGGATCTGGCGGCGGTGCATTTAGAGCATTTGCGCGCAGTCGAGGATTCGTTCTTGAAGCCCTTCAAAGTGCCCGCGACATCGCTCGGCTCGCCCGACGCTCTCCAAGCCGAGCCTTGA
- the fabD gene encoding ACP S-malonyltransferase, whose translation MATAYIFPGQGSQTVGMGKALADQFAPAREVFDTVDAALGEKLSQIIFAGPEAELTLTANAQPALMAVSLAALRVLESEAGLDLAKAATFVAGHSLGEYSALCAAGALTIADAARLLRLRGAAMQAAVPVGEGAMAALIGVELEGAKAIAKEAADAAGAVCQVANDNGGGQVVLSGAKPAVEKAMEISKAQGVKRAVPLPVSAPFHCALMQPAAEAMREALAGAAIARPIVPVVANVTAAAVEEPEDIRRLLVEQVTGTVRWRECVLYMAGAGVTKFVECGAGKVLAGLLKRIDPNVSGISVGQPADVEAYRGYV comes from the coding sequence ATGGCGACGGCCTATATTTTTCCGGGACAGGGCTCTCAAACGGTCGGCATGGGGAAGGCGCTCGCGGATCAATTCGCCCCGGCGCGCGAGGTTTTCGACACGGTGGACGCGGCGCTCGGCGAAAAGCTCAGCCAGATCATTTTCGCAGGACCGGAGGCCGAGCTGACGCTCACGGCCAATGCGCAGCCGGCGCTGATGGCCGTCTCGCTCGCAGCCCTGCGCGTCCTGGAAAGCGAAGCCGGGCTTGATCTCGCCAAAGCGGCGACATTCGTCGCCGGCCATTCGCTGGGCGAATATTCGGCGCTCTGCGCGGCGGGCGCGCTCACCATCGCGGACGCGGCCCGACTGCTGCGGCTACGCGGCGCGGCGATGCAGGCGGCGGTTCCCGTCGGCGAGGGCGCCATGGCCGCGCTGATCGGCGTCGAGCTCGAGGGCGCGAAGGCCATCGCCAAGGAGGCCGCAGACGCGGCCGGCGCGGTTTGTCAGGTCGCCAATGACAATGGCGGCGGGCAGGTCGTGCTTTCGGGCGCCAAACCCGCCGTGGAAAAGGCCATGGAGATTTCGAAGGCGCAGGGCGTCAAGCGCGCCGTGCCGCTGCCCGTCTCCGCGCCCTTCCATTGCGCGCTGATGCAGCCCGCCGCGGAGGCGATGCGCGAGGCCCTCGCGGGCGCGGCGATCGCGCGTCCCATCGTTCCCGTGGTCGCCAATGTGACGGCTGCCGCGGTCGAGGAGCCCGAGGACATCCGGCGGCTCCTCGTTGAGCAGGTCACCGGCACGGTGCGCTGGCGCGAATGCGTGCTCTACATGGCGGGCGCTGGCGTGACGAAATTCGTCGAATGCGGCGCCGGAAAAGTGCTCGCAGGCCTGTTGAAGCGGATCGACCCGAACGTGTCGGGGATCAGCGTCGGGCAGCCCGCCGACGTCGAGGCCTATCGCGGCTACGTGTAA